A genome region from Cucumis sativus cultivar 9930 chromosome 4, Cucumber_9930_V3, whole genome shotgun sequence includes the following:
- the LOC101209895 gene encoding uncharacterized protein LOC101209895: MEKKPSFFSALKEEVIRGLSPSRSRAKSPARTASPFSILLRRKKNQYVAHAGIPQQFIARSGSFRPVGEALTPLVEGPDPDGCEIGDSKRISSGLGQWMKGQLSRTPSIASSVATKRSDLRLLLGVMGAPLAPVHVSTSDPLPHLSIKDTPIETSSAQYILQQYTAASGGQKLQNSIRNAYAMGKLRMVAAEFETATKVMKSRNPSTRAESGGFVLWQMNPDMWYVELAVGGSKVHAGCNGKLVWRHTPWLGAHTAKGPVRPLRRALQGLDPRTIVRMFADARCIGEKKINGEDCFILKLCADPQTLKSRSEGPAEIIRHVLFGYFSQKTGLLVYMEDSHLTRIQSNGGDAVYWETTINSFLDDYRPVEGIMIAHSGRSVVTLFRFGEMAMSHTKTKMEEAWTIEEVAFNVPGLSMDCFIPPADLRSCSISETSELPQDERSKSAIALAAYRAKVAALEKPDDDCMDNMTWKSDF, encoded by the exons ATGGAGAAGAAACCCAGCTTCTTCTCTGCTCTGAAAGAGGAGGTTATTCGTGGCTTGTCTCCCTCGCGTTCTCGTGCTAAAAGTCCGGCGAGAACTGCTTCccctttttccattttgttgcGTAGAAAGAAGAATCAGTATGTTGCTCATGCTGGGATTCCACAGCAGTTCATTGCGCGATCCGGCAGTTTCCGGCCTGTTGGGGAGGCTCTTACACCGCTGGTGGAGGGTCCTGATCCGGACGGATGTGAAATCGGGGATTCGAAGAGGATTAGTTCGGGGTTAGGGCAGTGGATGAAAGGCCAACTCTCTCGAACTCCTTCTATTGCTTCTTCTGTGGCGACTAAGAGGTCTGATTTGAGGCTTTTGCTTGGTGTTATGGGTGCTCCTCTTGCTCCTGTGCATGTTAGCACCTCCGATCCTCTGCCCCACCTCAGTATAAAAGATACCCCCATT GAAACTTCATCAGCTCAATACATATTGCAACAATACACAGCGGCATCTGGTGGGCAGAAGCTTCAAAACTCCATCAGAAATGCATATGCAATGGGGAAGCTTAGGATGGTAGCTGCTGAGTTTGAAACTGCAACGAAGGTGATGAAGAGCAGAAATCCATCCACTCGAGCCGAGTCTGGTGGCTTTGTGCTCTGGCAGATGAATCCAGATATGTGGTATGTTGAGCTTGCAGTTGGAGGCAGTAAAGTTCATGCTGGGTGCAATGGAAAGCTCGTTTGGAGGCATACGCCCTGGCTTGGTGCTCACACTGCAAAAGGACCGGTTCGACCTTTGCGTCGTGCACTTCAG GGTCTTGATCCTAGAACAATAGTGAGAATGTTTGCAGATGCAAGATGCATAggagagaagaaaatcaaTGGTGAGGATTGCTTCATCCTTAAGCTCTGTGCTGATCCTCAAACACTGAAGTCTAGAAGCGAAGGACCGGCAGAGATTATAAGGCATGTGTTGTTTGGCTACTTCAGCCAGAAAACAGGATTGTTGGTGTACATGGAAGATTCTCATCTAACCCGAATTCAATCCAACGGTGGAGATGCAGTTTACTGGGAAACCACAATCAATTCATTCCTCGACGATTACAGGCCTGTTGAAGGTATCATGATCGCACACTCTGGCCGTTCTGTGGTCACACTCTTCAGATTTGGTGAAATGGCTATGAGTCATACCAAAACAAAGATGGAAGAAGCGTGGACCATTGAAGAGGTTGCGTTCAATGTCCCCGGCCTATCAATGGACTGTTTCATTCCCCCAGCTGACTTGAGATCATGTTCAATCAGTGAAACAAGTGAGCTACCTCAGGATGAAAGGTCCAAAAGTGCAATTGCGTTAGCGGCATACAGAGCTAAAGTTGCTGCATTGGAAAAGCCCGACGACGACTGTATGGATAACATGACATGGAAATCAGATTTCTAA